The DNA window CATTAGTGGATGGTCATGTCCACATGTCTGTGGTCTATGTCAATGCAGTACAGTAACGGTATTCTTAAACCTGGGCCACAGAGCTATATTTGTAAATGAACTACAGGTGGTTCATTTTCACAGTGTCTGGACTGGTGTGGCCCTGCAATGACCAAACCAAACCGGTGTGGCAAAAACACTATAGAGATGAATGGACCATAGTCTCATGCCAGTGCGCAGTCTGATTCCGGCGCATCATTGATCCGTCTTTGGTTGTTGCCCAAGGCTTCGGTATGGCCCAGAAGCTGCTGGTGGATGTGGACTGCGGCGTGGATGATGCCCTGGCAGTCATGATGGCCCTGGCCGCCCCTAACATGGACGTCTTGGGGATCACGTGTGTCCATGGCAACACCAGCGTGGAGAACGTGTGCAAGAACACGTTGAGGGTTCTTCATGCCTGCGGGAGACTGGAGGTACGGCGATGCAGAATGATTGTACTGTTTAACGTTTGAcatgattttattattttgtttctatgtaaacaaacattaattggGAAAATATGCGTAACAACATtcaaatacattaaattaaatgaattaatACATGAAACATAACTGGCAACTTTCCAATTGTTTTAGTTTGTGACCTTTCATAATTCATGTCCCCTGTATTCCAGGTTATGGTATTATGACCTGTTTTCTGTAGCTTAGTTCTAGACCTTGGCATTCTGACCTGTGTGTTCTAGACCTTGGCATTCTGACCTGTGTGTTCTAGACCTTGGCATTCTGACCTGTGTGTTCTAGACCTTGGCATTCTGACCTCTGTGTTCTAGACCTTGGCATTCTGACCTCTGTGTTCTAGATTCCAGTATTTCAAGGTGCGGCAAAGCCCATTCTGGGGAATGTGATCAGTGCTGGACATTTCCATGGAGAAGACGGGCTGGGGGATGTTCCAGACCCAAACGCCCCGGGGCTTGACATGCTGCAGAAGGAAGGTGCGGTGGCTGCAATGATAAGGATAGTCAACGAAAACCCCAAAGAGGTGAGATGGGGTGAGCAGATGGTGTGTTCTGTTCGGCTCAGTTGAAAACAGGTACATTCTGTTTCTACCAGGTGTCTCTGGTGGCCACAGCCCCACTCACCAACCTGGCTCTGGCTGTGAGAATGGAGCCATCCTTCCCCAGCAAACTGAAGGACCTCTACATCATGGGAGGGAACATAGAGTGTAAGAGGCTAGCTTTTCTTATGCTTCAGGGCatggctgcccaaccctgttcctggagagctactgtCATGTAGGTTCTCTTCAGCCcaatttgtgactaacctgattttagcttttcatccagctaattattaggaTCAGGTGTGCTTAGAATAAAAGAGAGAACCAACAGGACAGtcgatctccaggaacagggttgggcagccctgcttCTGGGCAATGTTTCTGTAACACGGATGGTAAATCGGATTAAATCATGTGATACTTGTCTGTCTTCCAAGAACAAGAATGGCACAGCATTATGATAAATATACTTCTGTAAAtagatgtaaatgtttttatagcCTCAAAAAGGTTTCAGGTCAGAGCGCTGGTACAGTGTGAATGGAAGACTGGAGATCAGTGTCAAGCAACAGGCCACACCTGATGGCATAACTCTCAGTCAGAATTGGCACAGTCACAACCCCAGCAGAGTGATGGGTGGAAAACTTGAAAATAAATGATCCAGATCAGTTTACTATTATTGTCTAAACGTCAGAAGGGTATTTTATTACTAAATATTTGGAAGTAACAGAACATCCCTCAAAGACGTGTCGATAGAGTCAAGCAATCCATCCACTGCCTGTCTTTGTAGAAGTACCgcatccccctctcctctttgtgGCACATTCACCAATTCGGTCCCAGATAACAAACCTGCCCTTCTTCAGCTAGAGGAAACACCACTATGTGTGCAGAGTTTAACTTTGCCGCCGACCCAGAAGCGGCGTACATCGTCCTGAATGACTACCTGTGTCCCACCTACATTGCCAGCTGGGAGTTCACCTGCTACAACAAATTGCCCTGGGTAACAAGTTTCTTCTGCTTAATTGtttaatgaataaatgatgAAATACAATATCCTACAGTGAGTGATGTTCGTTATGTTGTTCTTCTGGTTCCTGGTGGTACTGGACAGTCCTGGTGTGATGACTGGCTGGCCCAGGAGACCGAGAAGGCTCGCTTCATGGCCCGGATCTTCCGCCACAGCATGGAAGCGTCGAACAGCGAGCGGAGCCTAGCGGAGATGGTCGACGGCACGGGTTtcgtgtcatgtgactcatacGCCATGGCAGCGGCCATCGACAACAACTTTGTAACGTTGAGCGACCACGTGGCAGTGACCGTGGAGCTGACAGGCACATTCACCCGCGGCATGATGGTCTTGGACACCTTGGATATGCTGAAGAAGCCCCACAAAGCCTTTGTGATGAAGAAAGTGAACATGGAGAGATTTAAGCAGCTAATCATGGACGCCTTAAAATAACTAACCACCACCGCAGAAACAACTAACTAGTTGTCTGCTGCTcgtttcaaattggtttcacCACAGAAACAGGCCAAGACAAAAACAGAATCTCTCTTGGCATACTGGTCCCCATGGTTACACAGTTGTATTAAACAAATCATTGTGTTATCTTACTAAAAATGTGgatttaacatttcaaattttGGTTTTGGCTACAAAATGTATGGACACCATTCCTTAAAGATCAGAGTAGGGAACACTTGTTCCCTTTAGAACCCTTAGAACCCAGTAGAGAGGATCAGGCAGTAGCTCACACTGGGGGGAGAAAGATCATcaatgataatttttttaacacacacgtttgtatggctatcctcagggggaccagaaaatagaaattgccttctcccttgccctaatcttaacctcaataaagtaacattcactcctaaactttacctagatgtaatgcctaaccttaaccctaaacttaaccaacaacgcctaacccttaaagaaaccccaattctaactctaaaatgaattctACATTTGACCCTAAATGTAAACCCTTGACCGGACCTGTGGTCCCCATGAGTagagttagacctaaaacacacacgccAAAGTTGTACCTCTCAATGGTTagtggtttaaaaaaaagagtGTTATGGCAGtctgaaacattttatacattttagaaCTTGTGTTTCTGTCactattttcaatacatttcaccATTTCTATTAATAATACTGTTCACACAGATGTTTAGGGATGAAATTGTCTTTTGTTGGAATTGGGATGGGCCTACAATTCATAACAGAACATCACATCGATCATAAGGACAGTTATTTCATGACCGTACTGCATTTTCAGTACCAAACCACCTAAATTAAACAGTCACTATTTACAATACATAATTTCAGCACTGTCACAGTTGGAGATTTTTCCACATTGGTCCATCAGTAGCCTTTCCTTCCCCGGAACCTGGATCTTGTATCCAGCTGCAGAAATAGAGGACGGGATTAGAAACAGATCAGTACAGTCATTGGGGAAGAGAATGTTGAATGAACGTCATTGTTGTTTAAGGATTTCACCATGGATCTTTTGCACTCGAAGAAAGAAGTCTGCAGCGCCCTACAGTGGCCCTCCTTTAAACACTGACTGGGCATCTTCCCCTCCTGCAGGAATGGAAAACGGAGTTAACAGGTTACTTTCAGCAAGACTGGGGTTCAACGAACTGAACGTTCAATTTCCTtaaagtttattttattattttattcagccTACTGCCGCTATGCATGGATCGAACAATTCTAACTTGACTAAACTCTCCTTCCTCTGATCCTCTCCTAATGACAAGGAGTTTGTATTTTTATCTAACCTCCAATCAACAATTTGAGTTAACAATGCATACATTATTCTAGATGTGCATTATCGTAGACATGTAATGTTGCTTAATCTATCACAGAGGTTTCAAACAAGTTCCACGGAAGGCTGAGTGTctggttttcgctctcaccttgtacttgattgattaattggttagtttcttcCACTCACTTGGTTAAGGTCTGAACTGAAAACAAATTTTGAGGAAAAatcaaaaacctgcagacactcagccctctgtggaactggtttgacacctctactctcacatttatttatttaaaaaaattattcaactataaataaaaaagttaaaacCAGCAACCAACTTGTTCTCTTTCTAATTAGGGTAAGTAACAATAGGACTATTATTTGGTCAACATATGTTTAGTCCAACCACTTAATCTCCACAAATACATGCATAACATTTGATGGTATTGTTCTTGGACTACAAAATAATGAGTGAAGATTTAATGCCTTATGCCTTATATTTCTCATGGAAGTTGATAAGTAACACCTTGGGACATAGCAAAATCGCCTACATTCACTGAATGATACCGGATCACTGAGCGTgttcaaaatgcatttaattcaATTTGAACATGGtggttttatgtttaaaaatatcGGCCCTCATAATTActtattaaataatataaactttttttttactttttcgcTATTTGTTTTAGAAATGCAGAAAGCTGAAGACTTGGCTTTATTTTCCAATGGGATTTGAGTAAGAGAAGAGTTGTTACATTTTCTgcccattaaaatattttttgggttcTTTTCACTTTTTTATTATGTACGTTTTCTGACGTAGGATATATTCCGACAGTAATATAGTTGCTCAGCGAAACTCCGTAGCTATGTATCTGAGAATGTCATTTGATATAACAAcgtcaatgtcaactttatttatatagcacatttaaaacaaccatggttgaccaaagtgcTGAACAGGATAATATCAAGTACATAAATTAGCAAGAAACAAAGTtactaacaaaaaaaataaaagaaacagaaCAGCAGCACAGTAGTCTGATCCCAAAGTCAGCCAGGATTAACAGCCAGAGGGAAAGGTTGTATCGTGTCTACGAAGGGACAAGTTCAATCAGCCCATCTAACTCCTACATAGTTATCATGTGAAAAGCTGTGCACTTCGCAGTGAACGGATGACTCAGCCAACCAGTCAGTGCCTCTGGCCAACGTCTACAATTCAAGGTAAACCAACGTTCAGAGACAATGGATGGGAAACCGTAACAGACTGTATTAAGCCAAGCCAAATGTTACCTTTATAACGCAGTCGTGTTGAAGGAGACATGCCTTGAAGTCTTCTCTGATACCGGAGCAGGCCCTGCCATCTTCCTCTTTTTCCTCGTAATATTTAGGCATTGTGCGGTTTTTACATTTAGCTGCCGGATCGATTTGGTTTAAGTGAATAAGAGGACAAATAATCTACTTGATTTGATTCAGAATTTGTGCGATTGTTATGCAAGCCACCATCTTTAATTGGCAAAGTATAGTGGGAAATAATCAAAATGCATGATGGGAGATATTGTAGTTTTTGTACAATTCAACAAATGTAGTTGTACCATTTACAACTTACCGCTGGGTGGCGCTCAAAACCTTCAGACCTCACGCTCACGAATCCTGGCAGGGAATCCTCAAATAGCAACCCAACATGTTAAAGAGGTTGACGTCTGTCAGGTGGGCGGGTGACTAGATGAACGCGTGGTTTATGGTAATGACTCATTCTCCCATCACAGTGACATGAGAATTGTGTAAAATTATGAAACCAAGGCAGAAAACAGAGATGCACATTACTtttatgttttgatttatttcaaCGATGTCCATGTAAACAAAGTCAAAATCAGAGGCAGACATAGTAATGGACGTGATAAAGGCACATGAACTGATGGAGAGAAGCAAGAGTCTGACCGTCCAGCTTCCTTTCGTTGCCGTCTCTTAGGCAAGCAACCCAATTACAGGCATTCTCCATattgcttacacacacacacacacacacacacacacacacacacacacacacaaacacacacacacacgtggatGAAAAGCAGGGAATGGGGATGAGAGGAATCTACTTTAAACTATTCAGACATTCCTAAAATGCgtattcccctctcctccagccATCCTGCACTTGAAGACAGGCAGCAGCTTCTTCAAGATggtcaaaacacacaggtagAGCATTGCAGACAAAAATGTCATGTATAGACCTGGATTTTGCTATTCTACACATCCTACCtgatctaaacaatacatgTAAGATTCTGTAAAATCGCACTCTTTAAATAAGCCAGAGGAGTGAGCCAGAGGGTCTGGTTTAACCAGTGGGTTAATGGGAGGGGTCAACTCCATTAAAAAAGTGGTTGGCTGACCAACCAATTACTCACATGATAAATAAAGATTTACAAACAGGCAAATCTAGCAAAAAGTGGCCCACTTTCAAAGTGTTCCCGAATTCCAAATCATGCCCTAGTCGTTCTGCCTACCCAGTATTGTCCCTTCAAGGGACAGGATTTTGCAACAGTCACACCTGACCGCTGCAGAGTAGGCGGGTTTGGATCTGGGAAGGTTTATCGGTCTTAAAC is part of the Esox lucius isolate fEsoLuc1 chromosome 16, fEsoLuc1.pri, whole genome shotgun sequence genome and encodes:
- the si:dkey-4e7.3 gene encoding inosine-uridine preferring nucleoside hydrolase encodes the protein MVSCDRLSAQQRGLVIYLHHSVRFCSSTGFGMAQKLLVDVDCGVDDALAVMMALAAPNMDVLGITCVHGNTSVENVCKNTLRVLHACGRLEIPVFQGAAKPILGNVISAGHFHGEDGLGDVPDPNAPGLDMLQKEGAVAAMIRIVNENPKEVSLVATAPLTNLALAVRMEPSFPSKLKDLYIMGGNIESRGNTTMCAEFNFAADPEAAYIVLNDYLCPTYIASWEFTCYNKLPWSWCDDWLAQETEKARFMARIFRHSMEASNSERSLAEMVDGTGFVSCDSYAMAAAIDNNFVTLSDHVAVTVELTGTFTRGMMVLDTLDMLKKPHKAFVMKKVNMERFKQLIMDALK
- the LOC105016589 gene encoding cytochrome c oxidase assembly factor 5; protein product: MPKYYEEKEEDGRACSGIREDFKACLLQHDCVIKEGKMPSQCLKEGHCRALQTSFFECKRSMLDTRSRFRGRKGY